The DNA segment ATAATTTGATTTACTTACTTATTTTTCAATATGTTAAAAGGCTTCCAAAGTCTGCATGGAGTTACTGCATAAAAAGTTCCTTATAGACATAATCATTGCCTTAAAAGACGAGCCGCTTGCATTTAATGAAATTCAAAGTCGATTAAAAATTTACTCGGATACACTATCAAGAAGGCTAAAGGAACTCGAAGAACTTGGTATAATTGAAGCTGTAATTACTACTGATGATAAGGGAAAAAGAGTTAGATATAGGCTTACTGTAAAGGGAAATAAGATTGCACCTATGCTAATTGAGGCAGTAAAGATACTGAAAACTGTGGATAAATTCTTATAAAATTTAACATTTGATAAAATTTTATTTATTGTAACCAATAGGATATTGCCGCTATTCATCTTATACATAAACCCTCTCCCCATTCACCGGCGCAATTGCGTTTACACCCAGCTCTTCCTTTACCCAGCCTGCAAAACCTTCCGTGTTGTCGCCATGCACCGTGATAACCGTTTCCGTGCCGCTGCCAGCGAATTTCCTTACCAGCTCTTTTAACTGGGCATCCCCGCAGTGAGCCGAGAAATCATACAGCTCAAGCCTGCAATTAAGCCTGAGCGTATCCCTTCCATCCACTATATGTCCGCTTTCCAGCGCCATTCTCCCGTTTGTATCATCAGCCTGGTAGC comes from the Candidatus Margulisiibacteriota bacterium genome and includes:
- a CDS encoding winged helix-turn-helix transcriptional regulator, yielding MELLHKKFLIDIIIALKDEPLAFNEIQSRLKIYSDTLSRRLKELEELGIIEAVITTDDKGKRVRYRLTVKGNKIAPMLIEAVKILKTVDKFL
- a CDS encoding MBL fold metallo-hydrolase RNA specificity domain-containing protein, which codes for YQADDTNGRMALESGHIVDGRDTLRLNCRLELYDFSAHCGDAQLKELVRKFAGSGTETVITVHGDNTEGFAGWVKEELGVNAIAPVNGERVYV